The following DNA comes from Candidatus Saccharimonadales bacterium.
AAGGAATACCCGGACTCAAAGAAGGCGGCTTCCGGCGGCTTATGGTGCCAGCCGAACTGGCCTATGGTGATACGGAGCGTACGGGCATTCCGGCAGGCTCCGACTTAATATTTGACGTGGAACTGGTAAAAATAGAGTTTTAAAGCGTAAAATACACAACATATGGTGCTTCTGATTGACAGCCAAGCACTAAATCGATAAAATTTAGATAACGTATAAAAAGCCCAAGTAAATAAACAGGAGAATACTAAAATGAGTAAACAGATAACCGTTTACACCACCAACAACTGCGCGTACTGCGTTATGGTCAAAAAGTATCTGTCCTCAAAAGGACATCAGTACGACGAGGTAAATGTTGAGCTCAATCCGGATCGCCGCCAGGAAGTAATGGACATTAGCGGAGCTAGAACGGTGCCGGTAACGGTTATTACCGACGGCCGTGGACAAAAGCAGGTAGCCATAGGCCCTAATTACGGTCTTATAGCCTCCGCCCTGGCCTGATAAACTAGAAAAGATAATATTTATTGAAGGTGCTTTGTCGACACCCGTAGGGAGAATCTGTTTTGTCTGAAGTCAAACATCACGAAGTGGTTATGATTGGTGCGGGCCCATCGGCTCTGGCAGCGGCGGTTTATACCACGCGCGAAAATATTGAAACTGTTTTGATAGAAAAGAGCGTGATTGGCGGACTGGCGGCTATAACTGATTTGGTTGACAACTATCCAGGTTTTGAAAAAGGGATCAGTGGGCTTGATTTGTCTCAAAAACTGCAAGCCCAAGCCGAGCGATTCGGGGCAAAAATTGAACTGGACGAAGTTACCGCTATAGAAGACGGCGGAGACGAGAAAATCGTTAAAACTTTAGAGGGTGAATACCGGGCAAAAGCCGTGCTGATTGCTACGGGCAGTGATTACAAGAAAATCAACGTGCCGGGCGAGGAAGAATATTACGGCAAAGGCGTGCACTACTGCGCAACTTGCGACGGTGCGTTTTATAATGACAAAAAGCTGGTAGTTGTCGGTGGAGGAAATTCTGCGGCCCAGGAGGCGCTATTTTTAACCCGATTTGCCAGCCACATAGACATACTAATAAGAAGCGACTGGAAGGCCAGCGACGTACTGATTGAAGAGATAGAAAAGCACGGTGCTATTACTGTGCATAAAGGCGTAGCGACAAATGAAATTGTCGGTGAGAACAATCAAGTGACCAAGGTACTCGGCAAGGATAAGTCTGGCCAAAGCCTAGAGTTTCCAACAGACGGCGTGTTTGTCTTTGTGGGGCTATATCCAAACACCAAATTTTTAAACAGTAGCAATATAGAGCTCGATGATAGGGGCTTTATTAAGACTGATGCCAACCTCATGACAACCATGCCAGGAGTATTTGCTTCCGGAGATGTACGCAGTGGCGCGACCATGCAAATCGCTTCAGCCGTAGGAGAGGGTGCCACCGCCGCTCTCAAAATCCGCCAATACCTCGAAGGCCGCTAATCCGCGCATCTGGTGTGCTAGAATAGAGCTGAATTTAAGCAAAATTATAAGAAGGGGAGAAGATGAACGGGTACTTGCTATTCGCATTGGCCGCTTCGCTGGCAGCTATTTTATATGGAATTTATTTGGCGGCATGGGTATCGCGCCAACCGGCCGGCAATGACAAGATGAAGTCTATCGCAGCGGCCATCCAAGAAGGCGCCAAGGCTTATCTCAACCGCCAATACAGCACCATCGCGGCCGTTGCGGCCGTAGTGTTCGTTATCCTTTACGCTTGGCTGGGCGCGTC
Coding sequences within:
- a CDS encoding glutaredoxin family protein; the encoded protein is MSKQITVYTTNNCAYCVMVKKYLSSKGHQYDEVNVELNPDRRQEVMDISGARTVPVTVITDGRGQKQVAIGPNYGLIASALA
- a CDS encoding FAD-dependent oxidoreductase, which encodes MIGAGPSALAAAVYTTRENIETVLIEKSVIGGLAAITDLVDNYPGFEKGISGLDLSQKLQAQAERFGAKIELDEVTAIEDGGDEKIVKTLEGEYRAKAVLIATGSDYKKINVPGEEEYYGKGVHYCATCDGAFYNDKKLVVVGGGNSAAQEALFLTRFASHIDILIRSDWKASDVLIEEIEKHGAITVHKGVATNEIVGENNQVTKVLGKDKSGQSLEFPTDGVFVFVGLYPNTKFLNSSNIELDDRGFIKTDANLMTTMPGVFASGDVRSGATMQIASAVGEGATAALKIRQYLEGR